The Setaria viridis chromosome 6, Setaria_viridis_v4.0, whole genome shotgun sequence genome contains a region encoding:
- the LOC117862154 gene encoding uncharacterized protein: MDPMDIVGKSKEDVSLPKSTMFKIIKEMLPPDVRVARDAQDLLVECCVEFINLLSSESNEVCSREEKKTIAPEHVLKALSDLGFREYIDEVYAAYEQHKLDTLDSPKAGKFTGIEMTEEEAVAEQQRMFAEARARMNNGAPKPKEPEQEAQQQPHPQLQLHTPPQQPMQPQLQLHSPTQQSVQPQLQLHPQVQPHPQQSQVQPHPQQSQVQPQQAPQVQLHPQPQQAPQVQLHPQPQQSPQVPLQSQPQQTPQVPLHPSPEQPSQPQPQPQVHLQSQEPPQVQLQAQLQPQVQTEHGVDS, encoded by the exons ATGGACCCGATGGACATCGTTGGCAAGTCCAAGGAGGACGTCTCCCTCCCCAAAT CAACAATGTTTAAGATAATTAAGGAGATGCTTCCTCCTGATGTTCGAGTGGCTAGAGATGCACAGGATCTTCTTGTTGAGTGCTGTGTAG AGTTCATCAATCTCCTGTCTTCTGAATCCAATGAAGTGTGCAGCCGAGAAGAGAAGAAAACGATTGCTCCTGAGCATGTTCTCAAGGCTCTAAGT GATCTTGGCTTCAGAGAGTACATTGATGAGGTTTATGCTGCATATGAACAGCACAAACTTGATACTCTG GACTCTCCAAAAGCTGGCAAGTTCACTGGGATCGAGATGACAGAGGAAGAAGCTGTTGCTGAGCAACAAAGGATGTTTGCTGAGGCCCGAGCAAGGATGAATAATGGAGCACCAAAGCCAAAGGAGCCAGAACAAGAAGCACAGCAGCAACCACATCCTCAACTTCAGTTGCATACTCCACCACAGCAACCCATGCAGCCTCAACTGCAGTTGCATTCGCCAACACAGCAGTCTGTCCAACCTCAACTGCAGCTGCACCCCCAAGTGCAGCCGCATCCTCAGCAATCCCAAGTGCAGCCGCATCCTCAGCAATCCCAAGTGCAGCCGCAGCAGGCCCCACAGGTGCAGCTGCACCCTCAGCCGCAACAGGCCCCACAAGTGCAGCTCCACCCACAGCCGCAGCAATCCCCACAAGTGCCACTCCAATCACAGCCGCAGCAAACCCCACAAGTGCCGCTGCATCCATCACCAGAGCAACCCTCGCAACCCCAACCCCAACCGCAGGTGCATCTGCAATCGCAGGAGCCCCCACAAGTGCAGCTGCAAGCTCAGCTGCAGCCACAGGTGCAAACCGAGCATGGCGTGGACAGTTAG
- the LOC117862153 gene encoding clavaminate synthase-like protein At3g21360, with the protein MEAADFFCVTECKGQKTIDGEQVPLVLAPTESTKGGNGVEALVEALRANREWVDGKVVANSGVLLRGFDVRDAVDFNAVVEALGWPDIRYVGPAPRTHIHGRVWTANEGPLEEFIYYHHEMVLIKEFPEKVILFCEVPPPSGGETPFVPSFRVTERALAEFPETVEELDARGLRYTFTALSKNDTGSMRGRGWEDAFATSDKAEAERRARALGMDVEWLPGGGIRTVLGPRKLTRVFPGRKGRRMWFNTVVGMHGKELSSATLADGSEIPAEFVRRCGEIIEEESIQFRWEKGDILILDNLATLHGRRPSLAPRKVLVATCK; encoded by the exons ATGGAGGCGGCCGACTTCTTCTGCGTGACCGAGTGCAAGGGTCAGAAGACCATCGACGGCGAGCAGGTGCCGCTGGTCCTGGCTCCTACAGAGAGCACCAAGGGAGGCAACGGCGTCGAGGCGCTGGTGGAGGCGCTGAGGGCGAACCGGGAGTGGGTGGATGGCAAGGTGGTTGCCAACAGCGGCGTGCTGCTGCGCGGCTTCGACGTGCGCGACGCCGTCGATTTCAACGCCGTCGTCGAGGCGCTGGGGTGGCCGGACATCCGGTACGTCGGCCCGGCGCCGCGCACCCACATCCACGGCCGCGTCTGGACCGCCAACGAGGGGCCCCTCGAGGAGTTCATCTACTACCACCACGAGATGGTCCTG ATCAAGGAGTTCCCGGAGAAGGTGATCCTGTTCTGCgaggtgccgccgccgtcgggcggGGAGACGCCGTTCGTGCCGAGCTTCCGCGTGACGGAGCGCGCGCTGGCGGAGTTCCCGGAGACGGTGGAGGAGCTGGACGCCAGGGGCCTCCGCTACACCTTCACGGCGCTGAGCAAGAACGACACCGGCTCGATGCGGGGACGCGGGTGGGAGGACGCCTTCGCCACCTCCGacaaggcggaggcggagcggcgggcgcgggcgctcGGGATGGACGTGGAAtggctccccggcggcggcattCGCACGGTCCTCGGCCCGCGGAAGCTCACGCGCGTGTTCCCCGGCCGGAAGGGGCGGAGGATGTGGTTCAACACCGTGGTGGGGATGCACGGCAAGGAGCTCAGCTCGGCGACGCTCGCCGACGGGTCCGAGATCCCCGCGGAGTTCGTGCGCCGCTGCGGCGAGATCATCGAGGAGGAGAGCATACAGTTCCGGTGGGAGAAGGGGGACATCCTCATCCTCGACAACCTCGCCACGCTCCACGGCCGACGCCCCTCGCTGGCGCCGCGCAAGGTCCTCGTCGCCACCTGCAAGTGA